Proteins co-encoded in one Metabacillus sp. KUDC1714 genomic window:
- a CDS encoding GntP family permease, protein MPLVIVAIGIVALLILIMGLKLNTFISLIIVSFGVALALGMPLEQIVKTIEAGLGGTLGHLALIFGLGAMLGKLIADSGGAQRIAMTLVNKFGEKNIQWAVVVASFIIGIALFFEVGLVLLIPIVFAISKELRISILYLGIPMVAALSVTHGFLPPHPGPTVIAGEYGANLGEVLLYGFIIAVPTVILAGPIFTKLAKKLVPESFSKTGSISSLGEQKVFKLEDTPGFGISVFTAMLPVILMSIATIITLLQKTLGFEDNSILAIIRFIGDASTSMLISLLVAVYTMGIARKIPIKEVMESCTQAILHIGMMLLIIGGGGAFKQVLIDGGVGDYVAELFKDTTLSPILLAWIIAAILRIALGSATVAALTTAGLVIPMLGQADVNLALVVLATGAGSLIASHVNDAGFWMFKEYFGLSMKETFATWTLLETIISVAGLVFILLLSLFV, encoded by the coding sequence ATGCCTTTAGTTATAGTCGCAATAGGGATCGTAGCCTTACTGATCTTAATCATGGGCTTAAAATTAAACACGTTTATTTCGTTAATCATTGTATCATTTGGGGTTGCTTTAGCACTTGGCATGCCACTGGAGCAAATTGTTAAAACAATTGAAGCAGGATTGGGTGGAACACTTGGTCATTTGGCCCTAATATTTGGACTTGGAGCAATGTTAGGTAAGTTAATTGCCGATTCTGGCGGTGCTCAACGGATTGCGATGACCCTTGTAAACAAATTTGGAGAAAAAAATATTCAATGGGCTGTCGTCGTAGCATCATTCATTATCGGTATTGCATTATTTTTTGAAGTAGGATTAGTGTTATTAATTCCAATTGTATTTGCCATTTCGAAAGAATTGAGAATTTCAATCTTGTATCTAGGTATTCCAATGGTTGCTGCTTTATCAGTAACACATGGTTTCTTACCGCCACACCCAGGACCAACCGTTATTGCTGGTGAATATGGTGCAAATCTTGGTGAGGTTTTACTTTACGGATTCATTATCGCGGTTCCAACGGTTATTTTAGCAGGACCAATCTTTACAAAGCTGGCTAAAAAGCTTGTACCTGAATCATTTTCTAAAACAGGCAGTATTTCTTCTTTAGGAGAACAAAAAGTATTTAAGCTTGAAGACACACCTGGTTTTGGGATCAGTGTTTTTACTGCAATGCTTCCTGTTATTTTAATGTCAATCGCTACGATTATTACACTGCTTCAAAAAACTTTAGGTTTTGAAGATAATAGTATACTTGCCATTATTCGCTTTATTGGTGATGCATCTACTTCTATGTTAATTTCCTTATTAGTTGCAGTCTATACGATGGGAATAGCAAGAAAGATTCCAATAAAAGAAGTCATGGAGTCTTGTACACAAGCAATCTTGCATATTGGGATGATGCTCTTAATTATCGGGGGCGGCGGAGCCTTCAAACAAGTATTAATTGATGGCGGTGTTGGTGACTATGTCGCTGAATTATTTAAAGATACGACACTATCACCAATCCTGCTAGCATGGATCATCGCTGCCATCTTGCGTATTGCTTTAGGGTCTGCCACTGTTGCAGCTTTAACGACTGCTGGATTGGTAATTCCAATGTTAGGTCAAGCTGACGTGAACCTAGCCTTAGTAGTACTAGCAACAGGAGCAGGAAGCTTAATTGCTTCACATGTTAATGATGCCGGTTTCTGGATGTTTAAAGAGTATTTTGGTCTAAGCATGAAAGAAACATTTGCTACATGGACATTACTTGAAACCATTATTTCAGTAGCTGGATTAGTGTTTATCCTTTTACTAAGTTTATTCGTATAA
- the gnd gene encoding decarboxylating NADP(+)-dependent phosphogluconate dehydrogenase, with the protein MFNTIGVIGLGVMGSNIALNMNSKGEKVAVYNYTRDLTDQLVQKSKGQAINPYYEVQDFVQSLKTPRKIFLMVTAGKAIDSVIDSLIPFLEAGDIIMDGGNSHYEDTERRYDELKTKGIDYLGIGISGGEVGALKGPSIMPGGDKDAYEKVAPILTKIAAQVENTPCCVYIGPKGAGHFVKMVHNGIEYADMQLIAEAYTFLRERLHLSVNEIADIFETWNQGELKSYLIQITAEILKKQDEETGLPIIDVILDKVGQKGTGKWTSIQAINNGTPSSIITESLFARYISSLKEERVFAETILDGPEMKQESLDKELWIEYIKQALYMGKVCAYTQGFTQYKMTSELYSWDLPLKDIALIFRGGCIIRAEFLNVISEAFQAQANLNNLLTAPYFAKKVKEYQMGLRKVVCEGINSGISFPCLSASLTYYDSYRTGKSNASLLQAQRDYFGAHTYERNDMEGLFHTKW; encoded by the coding sequence ATGTTTAATACAATTGGTGTTATTGGTTTAGGAGTTATGGGCAGTAATATCGCTCTAAACATGAATAGTAAAGGTGAAAAAGTGGCCGTCTATAATTATACAAGGGATTTAACCGATCAACTTGTTCAAAAAAGTAAAGGACAAGCAATCAATCCTTATTACGAAGTTCAAGACTTTGTTCAATCATTAAAAACGCCTAGAAAGATCTTTCTCATGGTCACTGCAGGCAAAGCAATCGATTCTGTAATAGATTCATTAATCCCTTTTCTCGAAGCTGGAGATATTATCATGGACGGCGGTAACTCCCATTACGAAGATACTGAACGTAGATATGATGAGTTAAAAACTAAAGGAATCGATTATTTAGGAATTGGTATTTCCGGTGGCGAGGTCGGTGCTCTAAAAGGGCCTTCTATTATGCCTGGTGGCGATAAAGATGCATATGAAAAGGTAGCGCCTATTCTTACAAAAATAGCAGCACAGGTTGAAAATACCCCTTGCTGTGTTTATATTGGTCCTAAAGGTGCAGGCCACTTTGTGAAAATGGTACATAACGGCATCGAGTATGCGGATATGCAATTAATCGCAGAAGCTTATACGTTTTTAAGGGAAAGATTGCATTTATCGGTTAATGAAATTGCTGATATCTTTGAAACATGGAATCAGGGTGAACTGAAAAGCTATTTAATTCAAATTACAGCAGAGATTTTAAAGAAACAAGATGAAGAAACGGGCTTACCAATAATAGATGTTATCCTTGATAAAGTTGGTCAAAAAGGCACGGGTAAATGGACGAGCATTCAAGCAATTAATAATGGGACCCCATCATCCATTATTACAGAGTCATTGTTTGCACGTTATATCTCCTCTTTAAAAGAGGAAAGAGTCTTTGCGGAAACGATTTTGGATGGTCCAGAGATGAAACAGGAAAGTTTAGATAAAGAATTATGGATTGAATATATTAAACAAGCATTATATATGGGTAAGGTTTGTGCTTATACACAAGGATTCACACAATATAAAATGACTTCTGAACTTTACAGCTGGGATCTACCTTTAAAAGATATTGCCCTTATTTTCCGTGGCGGCTGTATCATTCGTGCTGAATTTTTAAACGTCATTAGTGAAGCATTTCAAGCACAAGCGAATCTTAATAATTTGCTAACTGCCCCATATTTCGCGAAAAAGGTTAAGGAATATCAAATGGGCTTACGGAAGGTTGTCTGTGAGGGCATCAATTCTGGCATCTCATTTCCATGCTTAAGTGCTTCACTGACTTATTACGATAGCTACCGTACAGGCAAATCAAATGCAAGCTTACTGCAAGCACAACGTGACTATTTTGGTGCTCATACGTATGAGAGAAATGATATGGAAGGTCTATTTCACACAAAATGGTAA
- a CDS encoding glycine betaine uptake BCCT transporter encodes MDSKKNKGKGVFIISLLLTLIFIFWGVFFTDNLTKVTNLIYNGSIDYLGWVYLGATLFFVVFSIYLLFSKYGDIRLGKKTDRPDFNTASWLAMLFGAGMGIGIVYWSVAEPVTHYTSPPYGEPFTVDAANTAMKYTFFHWGLDPWAIYTVIGLALAFFQYNKKLPAAISSAFQPILGDRIYGPIGKTIDILSIFATVFGIATSLGLGAMQVTAGMHDIFGVPNELFVQLIVIAVATVLFITSINTGLEKGIQYLSNAAMILSFAIMLLILVVGPTMTIIKVFFNTTGIYISDFIHMSLRLRPFGEGEWIASWTLFYWAWWIAWAPFVGMFIARVSKGRTVREFVIGVLVVPTLGTCLWMSIFGGSALDIVQKTGNNDLAKNITENVSLSIFTFFDYLPLSSVLSILGFAVVAIYYITVADTATFVLGMLSEGGTLNPSNKIKMTWGVIQSALAAVLLLAGGLNVLQTASIAAALPFAIIMVIMCFSLLKGLKSEVEVQKGNKRSMHQS; translated from the coding sequence ATGGATAGTAAAAAAAATAAAGGAAAAGGTGTCTTTATTATCTCTTTATTACTTACCCTTATTTTTATTTTTTGGGGAGTCTTTTTTACTGATAATCTCACCAAAGTTACCAATTTGATTTATAATGGTTCGATTGATTACCTCGGATGGGTATATCTTGGTGCTACCCTATTCTTCGTGGTATTCTCCATATATTTACTTTTTTCTAAATACGGTGATATTCGACTAGGTAAAAAAACTGACCGCCCAGATTTTAATACAGCATCTTGGCTTGCCATGCTGTTTGGTGCTGGTATGGGGATTGGAATTGTGTACTGGAGTGTTGCTGAACCTGTAACTCACTATACTTCTCCTCCCTATGGAGAACCCTTTACAGTTGACGCAGCCAATACTGCCATGAAATATACATTCTTCCATTGGGGTCTGGACCCTTGGGCCATTTATACTGTAATCGGTTTAGCACTTGCCTTTTTTCAGTATAACAAAAAGTTGCCTGCAGCAATTAGTTCGGCGTTCCAACCGATACTTGGAGATAGAATTTACGGACCGATAGGAAAAACGATTGATATACTGTCGATCTTCGCAACAGTCTTTGGTATCGCAACATCCTTAGGCCTTGGTGCTATGCAGGTTACTGCCGGAATGCATGACATATTCGGCGTTCCCAATGAGTTATTTGTACAGTTGATAGTCATTGCTGTAGCAACAGTCCTTTTTATCACTTCAATCAATACAGGCTTAGAGAAAGGAATCCAATATCTATCTAATGCTGCTATGATCTTATCTTTTGCCATCATGTTACTAATCTTGGTTGTTGGTCCTACCATGACTATTATTAAAGTCTTCTTTAATACCACCGGGATTTATATTAGTGACTTTATCCATATGAGCTTAAGGTTAAGGCCATTTGGTGAGGGAGAATGGATTGCATCATGGACGCTATTTTATTGGGCATGGTGGATTGCATGGGCACCTTTCGTCGGCATGTTTATTGCCCGGGTTTCCAAAGGAAGAACAGTCAGGGAGTTTGTTATTGGCGTGTTGGTTGTTCCTACACTCGGAACATGTCTCTGGATGTCCATATTTGGGGGCTCAGCGCTTGATATTGTTCAAAAAACGGGTAACAATGATCTGGCAAAAAATATTACCGAAAACGTATCATTGTCTATTTTTACATTCTTTGATTATCTTCCATTAAGTTCTGTATTAAGTATTTTGGGGTTTGCTGTCGTAGCCATTTATTATATAACTGTTGCAGATACAGCCACCTTTGTATTGGGAATGCTAAGTGAAGGTGGAACATTAAACCCTTCAAATAAAATTAAAATGACATGGGGTGTCATTCAATCTGCTTTGGCTGCTGTATTACTTTTAGCTGGCGGTTTGAATGTATTGCAAACAGCTTCCATCGCCGCCGCTCTACCTTTTGCCATTATCATGGTCATCATGTGCTTCTCCTTACTAAAAGGTTTAAAAAGTGAAGTCGAAGTACAAAAAGGGAATAAAAGAAGTATGCATCAGTCTTAA
- a CDS encoding L,D-transpeptidase family protein codes for MGGIFLENAVEQSVVETDYSRKKSVKWYKTWKFITTIIIIALILVTMSYYQASHFNTGITINGVKVNGLTADQALKSIQTSVLKNDVYVGKQLILDGKDMKMGFTASDLPAVKKLLKGQWTFFPSFKEKNYSLMPSKQDQYRSEVLKTELEQKLISMNQNLKAPKDAQAYLEEGKIIVSKSIDGKQYDVTSLLKDFETQGYTSKILLSPAYLRPIKEDSQIVKNEEKKLNELLQQTVEYKVQDQIYSLKASELIKNATVSKDLKVSIDPGNIKNKIAEINESQSTLGKNFSFKTHSGSVISVKGQGYGWALNVAKETSLIQEALEKGEKSVSASNIYGNGWSNEGYGYETTTNNGIGDTYAEVSIAEQRIWIYRDGKLVVTTNVVTGKHSTQEDTSKGVWYILYKRTPYTLTGSSSGNPNYSIEVDYWAPFTNSGQGFHDAGWRKNWASNAYLTAGSGGCVNVSPSVMKSVYDNLSVYQPVVVY; via the coding sequence ATGGGGGGAATATTTTTGGAAAACGCTGTAGAACAATCAGTTGTAGAAACTGATTACTCACGGAAAAAATCAGTTAAATGGTATAAAACTTGGAAGTTTATTACAACAATTATCATTATTGCACTCATATTAGTGACAATGAGCTATTATCAGGCGTCCCATTTTAATACAGGTATTACGATTAATGGCGTAAAAGTAAATGGCCTGACTGCTGATCAGGCTCTAAAAAGTATACAAACATCAGTTTTAAAGAACGATGTCTATGTTGGAAAACAACTAATTTTAGACGGAAAAGATATGAAGATGGGATTTACTGCAAGTGATCTGCCAGCAGTAAAAAAATTATTAAAAGGCCAGTGGACATTTTTTCCTTCCTTCAAGGAAAAAAATTATTCCTTAATGCCAAGCAAACAGGACCAGTATCGTAGCGAAGTGCTGAAAACTGAACTAGAACAAAAACTCATCTCAATGAATCAAAATTTAAAAGCACCTAAAGATGCACAGGCATATCTGGAGGAAGGAAAAATTATCGTTTCAAAGAGTATTGATGGTAAACAATATGATGTTACCAGTCTTTTAAAGGATTTCGAAACCCAGGGCTATACTAGTAAAATCCTTCTGAGCCCTGCATACCTACGCCCAATTAAGGAGGATAGTCAAATTGTAAAAAATGAAGAGAAAAAGCTAAACGAACTCCTTCAACAAACCGTTGAATATAAGGTACAGGATCAAATTTATTCATTAAAGGCAAGCGAATTAATTAAAAATGCTACTGTGTCAAAGGATTTGAAAGTTTCAATAGACCCAGGCAATATTAAAAATAAAATAGCTGAAATTAATGAATCTCAATCCACATTAGGTAAAAATTTCAGCTTTAAGACCCATTCAGGGTCAGTCATTTCAGTTAAAGGACAGGGTTATGGCTGGGCACTTAATGTAGCTAAAGAAACCTCACTGATTCAAGAAGCACTTGAAAAAGGAGAAAAATCGGTTTCTGCTTCAAATATTTACGGAAATGGCTGGAGCAATGAGGGCTATGGTTATGAAACAACAACAAACAATGGTATTGGTGACACTTATGCTGAAGTATCGATTGCAGAACAACGAATTTGGATCTACAGAGATGGAAAATTAGTAGTAACAACTAATGTAGTTACTGGAAAACATAGTACACAAGAGGATACATCAAAAGGAGTTTGGTATATCCTCTATAAACGAACACCTTACACTCTAACGGGAAGTTCTTCAGGTAATCCTAATTATTCAATTGAAGTAGATTATTGGGCACCATTTACAAACAGTGGACAAGGCTTCCACGACGCTGGTTGGCGAAAAAACTGGGCAAGCAATGCCTATCTTACTGCAGGATCAGGTGGATGTGTCAACGTATCCCCTAGTGTAATGAAATCTGTGTATGATAATCTCAGTGTCTACCAGCCAGTTGTTGTCTATTAG